One part of the Xylanimonas allomyrinae genome encodes these proteins:
- a CDS encoding aldo/keto reductase family protein, with protein sequence MVNYRYLGNSGLKITEITYGNWLTHGSQVENDVATACVRAALDAGITSFDTADVYANTKAEQVLGDALKGERRESLEIFTKVYWTTGPGGPNDSGLSRKHIMESINGSLTRLGTDYVDLYQAHRYDTETPLEETMQAFADIVRQGKALYIGVSEWTAPQLRAGHALAKELGFQLISSQPQYSMLWRVIEDEVVPASRELGVSQIVWSPVAQGVLTGKYLPGQPAPAGSRATDAKGGATMISRFMHDDVLTRVQGLRPVADELGLTMAQLAVAWVLQNDNVAAALVGASRPEQVAENVKASGVTIPAELLARIDEVLGSVVERDPAKTAEGAPKKRPS encoded by the coding sequence ATGGTCAACTATCGGTACCTCGGCAACAGCGGTCTGAAGATCACGGAGATCACGTACGGCAACTGGCTGACCCACGGCTCGCAGGTCGAGAACGACGTCGCCACGGCGTGCGTGCGCGCCGCGCTCGACGCAGGGATCACCTCGTTCGACACCGCCGACGTCTACGCCAACACCAAGGCCGAGCAGGTGCTCGGCGACGCACTCAAGGGCGAGCGGCGCGAGTCGCTCGAGATCTTCACCAAGGTCTACTGGACCACGGGCCCCGGCGGCCCCAACGACTCGGGGCTGTCGCGCAAGCACATCATGGAGTCGATCAACGGGTCGCTCACGCGCCTGGGCACCGACTACGTCGACCTCTACCAGGCCCACCGCTACGACACCGAGACGCCGCTCGAGGAGACGATGCAGGCGTTCGCCGACATCGTCCGCCAGGGCAAGGCGCTCTACATCGGGGTCTCGGAGTGGACCGCCCCGCAGCTGCGCGCCGGGCACGCGCTGGCCAAGGAGCTCGGCTTCCAGCTCATCTCGTCCCAGCCGCAGTACTCGATGCTGTGGCGCGTCATCGAGGACGAGGTCGTGCCCGCCTCGCGCGAGCTCGGCGTCTCGCAGATCGTGTGGTCCCCCGTCGCCCAGGGCGTGCTGACCGGCAAGTACCTTCCGGGCCAGCCCGCGCCCGCCGGCTCGCGCGCGACCGACGCCAAGGGCGGCGCCACGATGATCAGCCGGTTCATGCACGACGACGTCCTCACGCGTGTGCAGGGACTGCGTCCCGTCGCCGACGAGCTCGGCCTGACGATGGCCCAGCTCGCCGTCGCGTGGGTGCTCCAGAACGACAACGTCGCCGCCGCGCTGGTCGGCGCGTCACGGCCCGAGCAGGTCGCCGAGAACGTCAAGGCCTCCGGGGTGACGATCCCTGCCGAGCTCCTGGCACGCATCGACGAGGTCCTGGGGAGCGTCGTCGAGCGCGACCCGGCCAAGACGGCCGAGGGCGCCCCGAAGAAGCGCCCGAGCTGA
- a CDS encoding dipeptidase produces the protein MTDQTPTTPEPADVETLRAAVDALFPALQDDLVSLVRIPSIAMAAYDQAHVAASAEAVANLLRGVGLPEVQVLRSLRPDGEPGAPAVVARRPAPAGAPTVLLYAHHDVQPVGEGWQTDPFEPVQVGERLYGRGAADDKAGIVAHLGALRALTAAGRLPDVGVTVFVEGEEEDGSPSFRAFLEDHRELLAADVIVVADSANWKVGVPALTTSLRGLVDGFVEVEVLGHAVHSGMFGGPVLDALTLLSRLIATLHDDAGDVAVPGLVQAPEPRVEYDEAAFREESSVLDGVALAGTGPLAARIWTKPALSVIGIDATPVAQASNTLTPRARAKLSLRLAPGQDPRAAATALEAHLLANAPFGAKVTWTTKETGKPFLAPADTAAMRAARAAFAAAWGTDPVDTGIGGSIPFIADLLEVFPEAAILVTGVEDPDSRAHGANESVHLGELRKVVLAEALLLTQIAQTTR, from the coding sequence GTGACCGATCAGACCCCCACCACCCCCGAGCCCGCCGACGTCGAGACGCTCCGGGCCGCCGTCGACGCGCTCTTCCCTGCTCTCCAGGACGACCTCGTCTCGCTCGTGCGCATCCCGAGCATCGCGATGGCCGCCTACGACCAGGCACACGTGGCGGCGTCGGCCGAGGCCGTCGCGAACCTCCTGCGCGGCGTCGGGCTGCCCGAGGTGCAGGTGCTGCGCTCGCTGCGCCCCGACGGCGAGCCGGGCGCGCCCGCCGTCGTCGCAAGGCGTCCCGCGCCCGCGGGAGCGCCGACGGTGCTCCTGTACGCGCACCACGACGTACAGCCGGTGGGCGAGGGGTGGCAGACGGACCCGTTCGAACCCGTGCAGGTCGGCGAGCGGCTCTACGGGCGCGGCGCTGCGGACGACAAGGCCGGGATCGTGGCTCACCTGGGTGCGCTGCGTGCGCTCACCGCCGCGGGGCGCCTCCCCGACGTCGGCGTCACGGTGTTCGTCGAGGGCGAGGAGGAGGACGGGTCGCCGTCGTTCCGTGCGTTCCTCGAAGACCACCGGGAGCTGCTCGCGGCGGACGTCATCGTCGTCGCCGACTCCGCGAACTGGAAGGTGGGCGTCCCTGCGCTGACGACGTCGCTGCGGGGCCTCGTCGACGGGTTCGTCGAGGTCGAGGTGCTGGGGCACGCCGTTCACTCCGGCATGTTCGGCGGCCCGGTGCTCGACGCTCTCACGCTCTTGTCGCGCCTGATCGCGACGCTGCACGACGACGCCGGCGACGTCGCGGTCCCGGGTCTCGTGCAGGCGCCCGAGCCTCGGGTCGAGTACGACGAGGCCGCGTTCCGCGAGGAGTCGTCGGTGCTCGACGGCGTCGCCCTCGCCGGAACCGGCCCGCTGGCCGCGCGGATCTGGACCAAGCCGGCGCTGTCGGTCATCGGCATCGACGCGACGCCGGTCGCGCAGGCGTCCAACACCCTCACGCCGCGCGCGCGGGCGAAGCTCTCGCTGCGCCTCGCGCCGGGGCAGGACCCGCGGGCCGCCGCCACGGCCCTCGAGGCGCACCTGCTGGCCAACGCCCCGTTCGGCGCCAAGGTCACGTGGACCACCAAGGAGACGGGCAAGCCGTTCCTGGCGCCCGCCGACACGGCCGCGATGCGTGCCGCCCGCGCGGCCTTCGCGGCGGCGTGGGGGACGGACCCGGTCGACACGGGCATCGGCGGGTCGATCCCGTTCATCGCCGACCTGCTCGAAGTCTTCCCCGAGGCGGCGATCCTGGTGACGGGCGTCGAGGACCCGGACTCGCGCGCCCATGGGGCGAACGAGTCGGTCCACCTGGGCGAGCTGCGCAAGGTCGTCCTGGCGGAGGCGCTCCTGCTGACCCAGATCGCGCAGACGACCCGCTGA
- a CDS encoding PLP-dependent aminotransferase family protein has protein sequence MAARYAERGTPTSADQILVTTGAQHAIALLARTFLRPRDTVVVQDPTYVHALEAVWRAGGRLVGVPCPAGDALDVEQFASALRQSRPRLAYLVTDFHNPTGQTLTPAQKAAAREAAQRFGVTVLGDETLTELTLDADDGAPATDADVPPSFSGPGTGPHVISIGSASKTFWGGLRIGWVRAHPDVVAALAQARGSLDIASPLLDQLAVVELLARRAEVLAGRRVTLRAQRDVLVDGLRAGLPWDVPRPAGGLSVWPSLGAPLAHAFAAAAAAEGVLVNAGPTFSPHASAADRVRLTFGRSTADLERALPRLVRAWARVAR, from the coding sequence ATCGCCGCCCGGTACGCCGAGCGCGGCACACCGACCTCCGCCGACCAGATCCTCGTGACCACCGGTGCGCAGCACGCCATCGCGCTCCTCGCACGCACGTTCCTGCGCCCGCGCGACACCGTCGTCGTGCAGGACCCGACCTACGTCCACGCGCTCGAGGCCGTGTGGCGCGCGGGCGGGCGCCTCGTCGGCGTTCCGTGCCCCGCGGGAGACGCGCTCGACGTCGAGCAGTTCGCCTCAGCCCTGCGGCAGTCGCGGCCACGCCTCGCCTACCTCGTCACCGACTTCCACAACCCGACCGGGCAGACCCTCACACCCGCCCAGAAGGCCGCCGCACGCGAGGCGGCGCAGCGGTTCGGCGTCACGGTGCTGGGCGACGAGACGCTCACCGAGCTGACGCTCGACGCCGACGACGGCGCCCCGGCCACCGACGCCGACGTCCCGCCGTCCTTCTCTGGTCCCGGCACCGGCCCGCACGTGATCAGCATCGGGTCGGCGTCCAAGACGTTCTGGGGCGGACTACGCATCGGCTGGGTGCGAGCACATCCCGACGTCGTCGCGGCGCTCGCACAGGCGCGCGGGTCGCTCGACATCGCCTCACCGCTGCTCGACCAGCTCGCCGTCGTCGAGCTGCTGGCGCGGCGCGCCGAGGTGCTCGCCGGTCGCCGGGTCACGCTGCGCGCGCAACGCGACGTGCTCGTCGACGGCCTGCGGGCGGGTCTGCCATGGGACGTGCCCCGGCCCGCGGGAGGACTGAGCGTCTGGCCGTCCCTCGGCGCGCCGCTCGCGCACGCGTTCGCGGCGGCCGCGGCCGCCGAGGGCGTCCTCGTCAACGCCGGCCCCACGTTCTCGCCGCACGCGTCGGCCGCGGACCGGGTGCGGCTCACGTTCGGACGTTCGACGGCGGACCTCGAGCGCGCGCTGCCACGGCTCGTGCGGGCGTGGGCACGGGTCGCGCGCTGA
- a CDS encoding GntR family transcriptional regulator: MTPPPAHRHLSAASTTRLLGIWHAGGPAYAALADALRQCVLTGSLAPNTRLPSERALAAALGVSRATTTAAYRRLRDAGFAVSRTGSGTVAVLPRPATPPAREPGGDAPAAVPAPHPDDVVDLSQATPAAPPSSTTPSRARSKRCPPTCPEAGTSRTASPPCGPRSPPGTPSAAHRPPPTRSS; encoded by the coding sequence GTGACGCCCCCGCCCGCGCACCGCCACCTGTCCGCCGCCTCCACCACCCGCCTGCTCGGGATCTGGCACGCCGGTGGCCCGGCCTACGCGGCGCTCGCCGACGCGCTGCGCCAGTGCGTGCTCACCGGGTCGCTCGCACCGAACACGCGCCTGCCCAGCGAGCGCGCACTCGCCGCCGCGCTCGGCGTCTCGCGCGCCACCACGACGGCCGCCTACCGCCGCCTGCGCGACGCCGGCTTCGCCGTCTCCCGCACCGGTTCGGGGACCGTCGCCGTCCTCCCCCGCCCCGCCACCCCGCCCGCCCGCGAGCCCGGAGGGGACGCCCCCGCGGCCGTCCCCGCCCCGCACCCCGACGACGTCGTCGACCTCTCGCAGGCGACCCCCGCCGCGCCCCCGAGCTCCACGACGCCTTCGCGAGCGCGCTCGAAGCGTTGCCCGCCTACCTGTCCCGAGGCGGGTACGAGCCGTACGGCATCCCCGCCCTGCGGTCCGCGATCGCCGCCCGGTACGCCGAGCGCGGCACACCGACCTCCGCCGACCAGATCCTCGTGA
- a CDS encoding DUF3043 domain-containing protein — protein sequence MFSRNKSATPEDADAAAQAAEIERAGDVGKGRPTPKRAAAEAANKRPLVPSDRKAAAREARVKQRETRSRAYEGMQRGEERYLPARDKGAQRRYVRDYVDARWSVGEFLLPVAFAFILLNFAVMQIPTLFGIVFVSLYVVVIAAVIDSVILWFRLKRRLRAKFGEIERGTAWYAVMRAFQIRRSRMPRPNHKKHGVWPE from the coding sequence GTGTTCTCCCGCAACAAGTCCGCGACGCCCGAAGACGCCGACGCCGCCGCACAGGCAGCCGAGATCGAACGGGCTGGTGACGTCGGCAAGGGCCGGCCGACGCCCAAGCGAGCCGCGGCAGAGGCGGCGAACAAGCGACCGCTGGTGCCGAGCGACCGCAAGGCGGCCGCCCGTGAGGCGCGCGTCAAGCAGCGCGAGACGCGCTCTCGCGCGTACGAGGGGATGCAGCGAGGCGAGGAGCGCTACCTGCCTGCGCGCGACAAGGGCGCCCAGCGCCGGTACGTGCGTGACTACGTGGACGCCCGGTGGAGCGTCGGCGAGTTCCTGCTCCCCGTGGCTTTCGCGTTCATCCTGCTGAACTTCGCGGTGATGCAGATCCCGACGCTCTTCGGCATCGTGTTCGTGTCCCTGTACGTCGTCGTGATCGCCGCCGTGATCGACTCCGTGATCCTGTGGTTCCGCCTCAAGCGCAGGCTCCGCGCGAAGTTCGGTGAGATCGAGCGCGGGACCGCCTGGTACGCCGTCATGCGCGCGTTCCAGATCCGCCGGTCGCGCATGCCGCGACCGAACCACAAGAAGCACGGCGTCTGGCCCGAGTGA
- a CDS encoding quinone-dependent dihydroorotate dehydrogenase, translating to MDPEAAHSLAFRWIGLAGRVPVLRDVVQGALAPYLGRGLGGPGSVEVLGRTYAAPFGLAGGFDKDARAVRGLTMLGFAYVEVGTITPRPQPGNEAPRMFRELSLRALRNRMGFNNKGAHAAASSLRRLRSTAAGRQLRIGVNIGKNKTTPAHEAAEDYALCARVLAPFADYLVVNVSSPNTPGLRDLQTVAELRPILVAAREAADAATTAAGVPRVPLLVKIAPDLADADVDAVADLVLELGLDGVAAVNTTIRHDLGLGGLSGPPLLARGLEVVQRLRARLGEGPAIIGSGGITTPDDARAYLRVGADLVQGYTGFIYEGPFWAARLNRALVADAKARP from the coding sequence ATGGACCCCGAGGCCGCGCACTCTCTCGCGTTCCGCTGGATCGGCCTGGCCGGCCGTGTCCCGGTGCTGCGCGACGTGGTGCAGGGCGCGCTCGCGCCCTACCTGGGCCGGGGGCTGGGCGGTCCGGGCAGCGTCGAGGTGCTCGGCCGCACCTACGCGGCGCCCTTCGGGCTCGCCGGCGGGTTCGACAAGGACGCCCGTGCCGTGCGCGGGCTGACGATGCTGGGGTTCGCGTACGTCGAGGTCGGCACCATCACCCCGCGACCGCAGCCGGGCAACGAGGCGCCCCGCATGTTCCGCGAGCTCTCGCTGCGCGCGCTGCGCAACCGCATGGGCTTCAACAACAAGGGTGCGCACGCGGCGGCCTCGTCGCTGCGCCGTCTGCGCTCGACGGCCGCCGGCCGCCAGCTGCGCATCGGCGTCAACATCGGCAAGAACAAGACGACGCCGGCGCACGAAGCGGCCGAGGACTACGCGCTGTGCGCCCGCGTCCTGGCGCCGTTCGCCGACTACCTCGTCGTCAACGTCTCCTCGCCCAACACGCCGGGCCTGCGTGACCTCCAGACGGTGGCGGAGCTGCGTCCCATCCTGGTGGCGGCACGCGAGGCGGCGGATGCCGCGACGACGGCCGCCGGCGTGCCGCGTGTCCCCTTGCTCGTGAAGATCGCCCCAGACCTGGCCGACGCCGACGTCGACGCGGTCGCCGACCTCGTGCTCGAGCTCGGGCTCGACGGCGTGGCGGCCGTCAATACGACGATCCGGCACGACCTCGGCCTCGGTGGTCTGTCGGGGCCGCCGCTGCTGGCGCGCGGGCTGGAGGTCGTCCAGCGCCTGCGGGCCCGGCTGGGGGAGGGCCCGGCGATCATCGGCTCGGGCGGCATCACGACGCCCGACGACGCCCGTGCCTACCTGCGCGTCGGCGCCGACCTGGTGCAGGGCTACACGGGCTTCATCTACGAGGGTCCGTTCTGGGCGGCTCGCCTCAACCGCGCGCTCGTCGCGGACGCGAAGGCTCGCCCGTGA